Within the Streptomyces sp. NBC_00353 genome, the region CCCGCCGCAGCACCGGCGGTGCGTCGACGAAGCGACGTCCGCCGTCCTCGGACTCCTCCGTGGACTTGGCCGCGAAGCGGGCGCTGGTGTTGTTACGGGCCTTCTGCGAGACCCGTTCCAGTGTGCCGAGCAGATCCCGCGCGTCCGTGTGCGAGACGAGCTCCTCATCGGCGATGGCATTCCAGGCATCGAGAGCGGGAAGCTTGGCCAGCAGTCGCATCGTCCGCCGGTACGCGCCCACCGTGTCGTACGCGCCCTGGCGGCAGGTGTCCTCGTCCGCCCCGGCCTCGCGCCCCGCAAGCACCAGCGACGTGGCGAGCCGCTTCAGATCCCACTCCCACGGGCCGAACACGGTCTCGTCGAAGTCGTTGAGATCGATGACCAGGCTGCCCCGCGCATCGCCGTACAGCCCGAAGTTGGCCGCATGCGCATCGCCGCAGAGCTGGGCGCCCACCCCCGTCACGGGTGTGCCCATCAGGTCATGGGCCATCAGCCCGGCCGAGCCTCGCAAGAACGCGAACGGCGTGGCAGCCATCCGCCCCACCCGGATCGGCGCGAGGCCGGGGACGCGGCCCCGGCTCGACTCCTCGACCGCCTGCACCGCGTCGGGCCGGCCGACCGGAAGGACAAGGGAGTCGTGCGAGGCCCTGGGCACCCGGTCACGCAACGCCTTGCCGGCCTCTCGGGGCGACCGCGGCGCACTCTGCTCCGGCACGGCCACACGCCGTGCGAACCCGGGCACGACCGGAATGCGCGGGCCATCCGTCACAGCCCGCTGCACCGGCACCGTCGCCTCGAACTGATCCATGGCACGCAGCCTCCCCCGCCCTCGACCGGCGTCCTTGTCCAACATCAACTGGCGACGACGGTACCGCCGTCCGCCAACAGGCGTCTGCCCCTGTGGAAAACGGGGGCAGACGCCTGTGGACAACGTCCTGCCCTGGTCAGACGCCGACGGTCTCCTCGAGTTCTTCCTCCAGCTCCTCGCCAGCCTCCGCCTCGGACCGGCGCCCGGCCTCGGACAGGCTCTCCGCCCCGGAACGGCTCGCTGTCACCGACCGGCTCTCCGCCCCGGCCCGGTGTTGGGACCCGACCGCGCCCTGGGCATGCGCGGCGACGCTCCGCCGCTTCGCTTCGGCCATCCCGGCCACGCCCATCACGGCCAGCCCCGCCACGAACCACAGCGTGAGCACCAGCACATGTCCGCCGAGCGCGTACCCGCCGAAGTACACATGGCTGCGCACACCCTCGACAAAGCCCGCACCGTTCCAGAAGGCGTGCAGCGAACCGAAGAAGCCGGGCTGCAGTTCGGGCCGGAAGATGCCGCCGGAGCTGGTGAAGTTGAGCATCACGAACAGCACCATCACGCCGAGCGTCGTCCACCGCTTCAGGAACGTGTGCAGCCCGACCCCGACCAGCAGGATGCCCGCCGAGTAGAGCCATGCCATCGCCCAGACACCGCCGAGTCCGTAATCCACCAGTCCGAACAGCGGCCCCGCGAACGCCGCACCGATGGCGCTCACCGCCAGCGACGCGCCGACGACCAGCGCCGCCCTGATCCGCAGCGCCAGCGCCGCGCCCGCGCCACCGATCACCGCGACCGATGCGTACGACCCGATACTCACCGCGACGAGCAGGAAGAAGATTCCCTGGCCGGTCGGATCGCCGTCCGCGGTCGGCGCCGTGTCCGTCACCTTCAGCGGGTCGCCCTGCGCGGCCGCCACCTTCGTGAAGACCTTCTCGACCACCGTGGCGCTGGTGTCCGAGGAGGCGGTGGCCACCAGCAGCTCGGGGTGCTTCCCCGGCAGGTAGGCGCCGTAACTCTTCTGTGTCTTCAGGTGGTTCACCGCAGTGGCCCGATCGGCGACCGTACGCACGCTCAGCGCCCGGTCGCCCTTGTCCTGCAGCGTCTGCGCGAGCACCTGGGCCCTCGGCCCGGCCCCCACCACGTCCACCCGCAGGTCGTGCGGTTCCGGAGCGTGGAACGCCCCCAGGTAGGCGAGCCCCATACCGATGCACATCAGCAGTGGAGTGACGAGGTGGCCCAGCACGTGACGCAGGGCGCCTGCGGTGGAGCCGGCGGCGGCACTCTGGCCTGTGGACATCGGAACTCCAATGGTTGGCTTTTACAACTCCCCTATCTGTTGTACTATACAACTGAAATTTTAGGAAGGTGAGCTCCGTGACAGGCACCCCCCGGGAACGCGAAGAGTCACTGGATGTCATTCAGCGGGAATTGACCGCGTTCGCACGCCGAGCGCGCGCCGCCGCAGCCCGTCTCCATCCCGAGCTGCCCCTGGTCTCGTACACGCTGCTGGCACACATCGACGACCAGCACGGCTGCCGCGCAACAGACCTGGCGGCGCACTACATGCTGGACAAGTCGACGGTCAGCCGACAGATCGGCACCCTGGAGAAGCTCGGCCTGGTCGAGCGCCACCCGGACCCCGCGGACCACCGCATCCAGGTGCTGCATCCCACCGAGGCCGGAACCCGGGCCCTCACCTCGACACAGGCCAGCCGCCGCGCGGCCTATCAGGAACGCCTCGCGGAGTGGACGGCGGACGATCTGGCCCGGTTCGCGGAGTATCTGCTGCGCTACAACTCGTCGGGCGGGACGACCGCCCAGGACGCACCCCAGCAGCCATAGCCACAGCCCCGGCCGCAGAAGCTATTGCCGGGTCCTGAACCGCTAGCAGCCGCCGTCGTCCGCGAGGTACGTCTTCGACCAGAGCGCCAGCTCCTTGAGCGCGGGCTCCATCGCGGCGCCCGCCTGCGTCAAGCGGTACGAGACCCGCAGCGGCGGCCCCTCGTCGACCTCGCGGACCACCAGCCCGGCAGCACCGAGCTCGGACAGCCGGTCCGAGAGCATGCGCTCACTGATGCCCGGAATCGCCCGCCGCAGATCGGCAAAGTGCACCGGATGCTGCATGAGTACGGAGACGATCGGGCCCGTCCAGCGCTTCCCGAACAGCTCGAAAACGCGCGTGATGCCCACGTCGACCCGCCGACACGCCTGTTCGCTGTGCTCCGCCATACACCCAGAGTACTGCGTCGCTGTGCGGGACTTACGAATAGTAAGGGCCTATGCTATTACTAGGTACGCACGAAAAAGACGCCCTCCCATCCGGCCGGGCACCATCCCTAGATATCCGTGGAGACCCCCCATGGCCACGCTCCTGCACCTCGACTCCGCCGTCTTCCCCCAGGGCTCCGCGTCGCGCGAGGTCACCGCCACATTCGTCCAGACGTGGCTCGAGCAGCACCCCGACGGCCAGGTCGTCTACCGCGACCTCGCCGCGAACCCGCTGCCCCACCTGGACGCCGCCGCGGCCGCCGCCGGCGCCGGGGACCCGCTGCGCAGCGAGCTCGCCGCCGAACTGGCAGCGGCGGACGCCGTCCTGATCGGCGCGCCGATGTACAACTTCAGCATTCCGTCCACCCTGAAGGCCTGGCTCGACCAGGTGATCATCGTCGGCCACAACGCGGGCCCCGACAGCCCCGTGGCCGGCACCCCGGTCACCGTCGTCGCCAGCCGCGGCGGTTCTTACGCCCCCGGCACGCCGCGCGCAGACTCCGAGTTCGTCCAGAACTACCTGGAGAAGCTGCTCACGAGCATGTTCGGCGCCGAGGTCGACTTCATCGTTCCGGAGCTGACCCTGGCCCACTCCCAGCCGACGATGGCCGAGCTCATCCCCCTCGCCGAAGCCTCCCGCGCCAAGGCGTTCACCGATGCCGCGGAGAAGGCCAAGGCCCTCGCCGCCCGCCTCGCGGCCTGAGCCATGCAATGAAGGGCCGGGGCCCGCGGCGTTCGACCACTCCGCGGGCCCCGGCCCTTCGTCACGCTCATACACACCGGAACACCCACCCGGGCCGCCCCGAATCGGGCGTTTCACGTGAAACAACGCGCCGAATCCACCGGGGAACGAAGAAGCCCCACAGGCCGTTGGCCTGTGGGGCTTCTCTCTTGTGCGC harbors:
- a CDS encoding DUF2252 domain-containing protein, translated to MDQFEATVPVQRAVTDGPRIPVVPGFARRVAVPEQSAPRSPREAGKALRDRVPRASHDSLVLPVGRPDAVQAVEESSRGRVPGLAPIRVGRMAATPFAFLRGSAGLMAHDLMGTPVTGVGAQLCGDAHAANFGLYGDARGSLVIDLNDFDETVFGPWEWDLKRLATSLVLAGREAGADEDTCRQGAYDTVGAYRRTMRLLAKLPALDAWNAIADEELVSHTDARDLLGTLERVSQKARNNTSARFAAKSTEESEDGGRRFVDAPPVLRRVPDAEAAAVAAGLGDYVGTISEDRVPLLARYAIHDVAFRVVGTGSVGTRSYVVLLLDHRGEPLVLQVKEARPSALAPYLPAVGFDVPEVAHEGRRVVLGQKRMQVVSDILLGWATVDGRQFQVRQFRNRKGSVDPVALTADQVDDYGRMTGALLARAHAHSADPRLIAGYCGKNDELDEAMADFAVTYADRTEADHAELVRAVGSGRIAAELGV
- a CDS encoding MarR family winged helix-turn-helix transcriptional regulator yields the protein MTGTPREREESLDVIQRELTAFARRARAAAARLHPELPLVSYTLLAHIDDQHGCRATDLAAHYMLDKSTVSRQIGTLEKLGLVERHPDPADHRIQVLHPTEAGTRALTSTQASRRAAYQERLAEWTADDLARFAEYLLRYNSSGGTTAQDAPQQP
- a CDS encoding winged helix-turn-helix transcriptional regulator, coding for MAEHSEQACRRVDVGITRVFELFGKRWTGPIVSVLMQHPVHFADLRRAIPGISERMLSDRLSELGAAGLVVREVDEGPPLRVSYRLTQAGAAMEPALKELALWSKTYLADDGGC
- a CDS encoding FMN-dependent NADH-azoreductase, whose product is MATLLHLDSAVFPQGSASREVTATFVQTWLEQHPDGQVVYRDLAANPLPHLDAAAAAAGAGDPLRSELAAELAAADAVLIGAPMYNFSIPSTLKAWLDQVIIVGHNAGPDSPVAGTPVTVVASRGGSYAPGTPRADSEFVQNYLEKLLTSMFGAEVDFIVPELTLAHSQPTMAELIPLAEASRAKAFTDAAEKAKALAARLAA